Part of the Zea mays cultivar B73 chromosome 4, Zm-B73-REFERENCE-NAM-5.0, whole genome shotgun sequence genome is shown below.
gattgcgatatggacgaaggccctaagccgaaggtccgaaaaaacaccttccctttgctagaatagcaacagtcaatgacaagcggggccctcctgttttcaacgtactaggcgtataaataagagcacaccacgagctcatttggcacgtttttttgccatctgctcttgcttgctcgatttttagctcttgcgcaccaacacttgcttggttttttaaattttcttagcttcggctttgagagcactttttcagcatttccgaagatgtctcaagataaaaaagttgttgctgaaacgaagctgagcctttctgaggagaagaatcttggctttattgaatcaatagcaaagacaaatacagataagattactagggagattttagaaggtttatctgaagacaccggtgacagcgacagttatgacgtggaaagtggcggggaagactccgaagatcgaccctggcgaccaagtcatgtagttttcgaaaaatcaactattaaacaaagtcatctcgacaatatgaggggaagatactttcgaGATGTGTCCATtatgagggctgacaacggagacaagacttctcctactcccgaagaaaatgaagtcgtgatcttccgaagcttcttcaaggctgggcttcgattccccctaagcagctttgtggttgaggttttaaagatattccagatttttcttcaccagattactcccgaagccatcataagaatgggaatcttcgtatgggctgtgaggagtcagggcttggagccaagtgtaaaaagtttctgcagtatgcacgaacttttatatgagacgaagccctggggtaaatagcagtatcataacaattttggctgctatagcttcgttgctcgctctgggtcaagctgccccgtgccaacctttcggaagagatggcccggagactggatgaaggaatggttctatgtgaaaaatgatttaaaggtacGGGAggatattaaagagatcatcatgcgtcctatctggcagcgcttcggcttccggaaaccaaaggtagaaattgatgaagcagccgaagaatgccgaaaggcctttggcatagtttgttctttcatcgggacgagggacttagtccaagagcacgtggcctataGGATATGGCCATTAGTAGTCAATTGGGAGATGCCGAAAGAGGCCATCAGCAACCcccacgaaggtggtttggttcgactaaaatataccttcaggtttggagaccaatttattgagccagacgacGATTGGCTAAAGtgtgtcgaagctacaagtgataaactgcttgggccgtactccaaaACGGAAGATAATgagctatctgcggccttcggaagccggaaaaagaagagattgaacagagtttttgatgctattgggttcatgtaccctgactaccgctacccgtcacgggggcaaaaaagaaaaagtgtAACTTTCgagaaagatgatgcttcagctgctgcaagcgagcccgcgccgaagaggaaaaaggtgaaagtccttactcaccgatCGCGCTCcattagggatttaattgtggcctagtttagtgaaagttttagaagtcctaattcaccccctcttaggcgtcacccatttCCTTCAAGGTACATGAAGACAGTTGGTGCGTTCGTCAGACCAAAGGACATCACTGTGTACTCATATAactcatacttggtgatgaatggcgTCTTcagtatatctgatgatcggatcCTAAGcttatggtaacctgacctccgaTTTATCTTCGAGAAAACACTGCTCTTCTGAGCTAGTCAAATAGATCTTCTATCCTTTTggtagggggtacttgttcttgatggtaacttcattcaaagctctgtaatctatgcacatactcttggttccatccttcttctctacGAATAAGGCTAGAGCGGTCCAAGgaaaggtacttggtctgatgaaaCCCTTCTCTAATAGtttatcaatctgcttcttgagttcaccAATTCTGGTCCCGACACTCTGTAGGTTATCTTAGAAATGGGGGCAAtatcagggataagctctatggcgaaCTCAACCTTTCTATCAAGTGGCATGCTCGGTAACTCCTCATGTAACACATCTAGAAAACTCTGACAAAACCTTGATGGCCTCGAGTGGGTTGGCCTCCTTACTACCAACAATCATCTGGTGGCAGGCTCCTTCCTTTGGGTTAGGCATGATCAGCTCAGTTATTTTCTCTTCTCCGGATGGGGATACCAATTTCACTGTCCACTTGTCACAACTAACTGTGGCTTGGTTCTTATGTAACCAATTCATCTTTAGGATGGCATCTAGAGTACCCATCACCACTAAATCAGCGAGGAACTCTCTCCCCTTTTTTGAATCCTTAcgtttggtcatattttattttctAGAATATTCCCCTCAATTGAGCTAACCCTTAGTGGTGGTAGCATTTGGATTGTCTTCGGGAGAGATGAGAGGAGCTGGCCTATCAAAGGTTGTCGCGCCATTCTTTCTAGTGAGGATATTAAGGGTGGAATTTGGATTGTGTTCTGTAGATGCTAACTCTTAAGGCTGTCTTTGGTGGATCGTGTAAAACAGTAGACACGATACTGTAGATAACACTGTTGACACTGTATGCAGATTAAGCTTGAAATAGGGAATACGATAGAAAATTGGATAGAGAATCTGCTAGAGATGGCGTAAGACCGTCACGGCTCTCGAGCGCGGACAGAGAGAATGTGCGTCCGCAAGCGCGAATACACATGGGTGGAAGCGATTGGTTCTAGCAGATTGTGaaaaagagaggagagagagatagcCCACATTTAGGGGACGCAAGAAGGGGATATCGTTTTTCGTAGCCACTTTCACGATCTACTGGATTGTGCTATAATAACAGTGGTTTTCTATTTTTCGTGTGCTTGACAAGACACGAGACCTGTTAAAAAAGCCTAAGACTATTTCTAGCAAACTTTCTATCACACTTCCTATTTCAAATTCTACTCTGCAAACGGTATAATATACAATACAAAATAGTACTTTATACGGCTATTTAGACGGTCCATACAAATTAGCTGTTTACACGGTGTGGTATATGTGTTAGCTTTCGTCTTCGCCTCGGTTTGGGAGCCACATGGATCGGGGCACAGAGATTCCGTGTGATCGGGGCACAGAGATTCCGTCGTAAAAAAATCGGTATGGCGTTGGTATTCGTTCTCTCGCCACTAGCCGCTAGTGAAAGAAGGGGATATATATTCGTGTCCTCCGAATTAGTCCTTCCTGCAGTGTCCTCGCCGACAGGGAAAGCCGTGTTGCAAGAAGGGGAATTCCGCTGCGAGATCCGTGAACGGTCAGTTCGCAATCACTCTTGACTGTGTGTATGATTTCAGATCATGACGCGAGCTTAGCGCGTACATATGTCGTGAGCTTAGTGGAGTTCTGAATCCGGCCACGCTGGTTCAGTGGTTCTGTGTTTAGTCCGtggagctctgatccatggatttcgTGGTTACATCCAAATATTCAGTGAGAGATCAGAAGTTGTATGTTTAGTTTGAATCTGGTGCATGTTGGGGCAGGCCGTCTGGGTGATTGAGATTTAGACGTGTATCATGTGTGGGCAACTTGCTGGATTCTTTCGTTTTGATGAGGCTGCTCATAAATGGAGACTATTTGAGCTTGAAAACCTGTTGACTTTTGGGTTGTAATGATCTGGTTCCTGCGTGAACGTTAAATCCGGAAACTAGGAAGATGTATTGTGACCTTTTGGGAGGTTAAACCGCGCTTGCTGTTGCTGACGCATGTTTTTTTTTCTGATTGGTAAACTTGAATCGGGTATTCAGGTCAATACCTGATTTATCTGTTCATCTGCAGTAGTTCACCCTTTTGTCTAGGTTTAGTGTCTGCGATGTATCTGTTCATCTGCAGCGTTTTCTTTTGCTGTTCTGAATGTTACTTCTAAGACTTAACTGTATTTCTGTTATGCAAATAATAGAAATGGGGGTATCCTTCCTCTCAGCGAGCATAATCTATTTGCTGTGATGATGTATATACTTTCTTGCAGGTTCAGAGATGGCACAGACGGTGTTCACCCCCTCTTTGGAAGCGATGAAGCATGTCAAGGCAGAGAACGGAGTCATTCTCACCAAGCCCTTCCTTGATGTCTGCAAGCAAATATTGCCTGTCCTCGGTAACTCATTTGCTTCGCTGTCAACTGCATGAGGTTTTGAAATTTTGAGTAGCAGTAGCTGCATTACTTAATCTGTGAATCGGTACCATGCTTTAGTTCAGAAGTTCAGTGGTCGTGTGGGAGAAATGGATGGGCTTGAGTTATTCTCACAAGACACGTGATAGATTAATCGTCTAAACAAGTTTTCTTATAGCTAAGACAAATTATCCTTGATGGTTATGCCACCTTAGAGATGCAAAAAGCTTTTTTTTACACTCTCTGTTAAACCACCATGGTGTTTAATGCAGGATTCAGTAAAAGTCTCATGTTTTATTATAAACTTGGAATTTTGGATGGCTGCAAATTTTGTGCACACATCTTTGCGATATTTTTGTTGATCCTTAAATCTAGCTTCGATGTTGTCTTAAACCGCGGAAGAGCAAATCGTTGAGTCTTAAAACTGTGGTTCTGTGTTCTTTTATGCTGAGGTGCACTTGTGTTGCTTAAACAATAAACAGTTTTTCATTGCTTGCCCCTTTAGCCCCTGCTTTTATGGACCAGATAAATTTGGAGGTGCTATGGCAATTGTAAAGAGTGATATCGGCGGCAATATCACAGTAAGAAAATCTTTCTGCATAATTTCTATCATACTAGTATCATCCATAGGTTACCTTCCATTCTTTTATGCTGGTATATAGATGGCAGTGGTATTAATGTTGTCTTCCAGTTATCTGTACTGTGATAATTCATATCAATAGCTACTTTAGACTGTTCTACCTCTTGCTTAGTTCATTTGTCACTTCTGGAGTCCTCGGAGTTTCAAGTTTTTTTTTTAATTTCACTTGACTTGATCCTCTTTGTCAGAGACTGGAAAACAAGTATACTTCAGAACCATCAAAGTATGAACACTTGTACAGCATGGTTCAGGAAGAAGTTCAAAACAAGACCGCAAAAGGTTCCTCAAGCTGCACAAATGGGCTTCTGTGGCTGACGAGGTACTTAGTTTCTTTTTCTTGTCACTTCTCATTGCAACTTGATCATCATGCCAAGTACGTGACTTTTGTTTACTCAAAATTTCACATGTCAGGGCCATGGACTTCCTTGTTGAGTTGTTTCGTAACCTGCTTGAGCATCCAGACTGGACCATGGGTCAATCTTGCACTGATTCATACACCAAGACTTTGAAGAAATTTCATGGATGGCTTGCCAGTTCTAGTTTTACGGTAGGATATTTCACTCTATAATGATCCATACAAGTGGTGGAATTCCATCCACATAAAGCCTTGTTTGGATATCTTCATATCTATCTCAATCCATATTGTGATGGATTAGGATGAAATTTAAACTAAATACACTCGAATCGTATCTATCTCAATCCACATGTGTTAGGATGGATTAAGATAGAGTTTCAACTAATTTACACTACAATCCACCTCAACACATGTGGGTTGATGTAAATATAAGAGTATCTAAATAAGGTCTGCCTAAGACTTTGTTTGGTTGCACTTGTATATACATCAATCCACATGCATGGATTGAAGTTAAAAAATAACTAAATTCCACTCTAGTTCACTCTAACGCACGTGCACTGAGGTGAATATGAGGACAGCCAAACAAGCCTAAGGCAATCTGTTTTCAAAATATAATCAATATATGAATTCTGGAAATGTGAGGTCTAGTTTTCACATGGATTGCCAACCTGAATAGCTAGGCATCATTGCATGATAGACTGAAGAACAGCTTTGACTTGTTTTTAAGTCTGAAAAGTTCTTTTCAAGAATATTTTCTTGTCACATCCAATTTTTTGTCTATGGCTTCACCAATCCAAAGTCTTCAATCCAGTTTTCACTCTCTCTCCGATGCAGGGGAGCAGCATCCTTTTTATTTAGACAGATAGAAGTCAAAGCTCTCTTGAAAAAAATCAAATAAGAATAGAAGAGGAACTAAAAAGTTAAAACATGTGTTTGTACAATTTCCAGTTACAGACGACATTACGACAAACAACAAATAGTCATTCACTTAATTTGAGCTTTGCCAATACAAATGTCTAATGAAATCCTGATCTTTTAATAACTGTTGCTTCATTCCTGATCTTTTAAGATAGTTTGCATGCTTTTAGTCATTATCTCTCTTTTATTTGTGCTTTCATTTTGTTGATTTACTTATATGAGTGATCGCAGGTGGCAATGAAGCTTGCTCCTAATAGAGAGAAATTTATGGAGGTCATTAGTGGAACCGGTGACATCAATGCAGATATTGAGAAATTTTGCACGACCTTCTCTCCTTTCCTCAAAGAAAACCACAACTTTCTGGTATGGTCTCTCCCAATTTAAGCTTCAGTTGTTTTGCAACTTGGGTATCTTGTTAAACAACAACTTTCTGGTATGGTCTCTCCCAATTCTTGCAGGCGAGCGTCGGTCTTGATGATCTGAAGGCTTCATAGATCAATCTCCATGCTGATTACAACAAAATAAGCATGTCTTACGAAACTCAAAGTGTTGCCGAGGGTATACCTGTTTCCCGTAGCCATCTCCCCCTTGAAAAACTTTAGGAGATGGTAATAATTTGTCAGCATGATTGACCATGGCTACTTACGCAGAGAATTGACACCACTCAACAAATTTAGTTACCGAACTCTCGATCCTGTGTTACAGCAAATCCTATGGTTATGTGGAACTCTGGTGCTGTAATTCTCTTGTATGCTACCCAGTATGCCGCAGGAAATCATAATTCGGTGTTCCATTGCAGCAGGACCATCGTGTCACTTGTAGGCTACCCATATTGACTTTGTGGCTCAGCCAGCTGCCCACTTCCAACACAGTTGAGCGAGAACATCTAGATGACATAATCATTTAATTGGTGCCAATATGTATTTAGAGACCAAATTTAGCAGGGAGACTGCTGACTATTAGCAAGTAACATGCATTAACTGATTCCAACCTCCCAGTGACATGTTCACCAAATAGCCCAATAACAATTAGCTATTAGTATCACTAGTGAATCCTGGAGCAACCACGGAGGGGGTATATATTATACATAATTTCTGAACAAAATCACAGAATACGAGCACTTGTCACTTAGCTAGCTACCATTAGCATTATGATTCAAACAGGCCAACACCCACGAATATTTATGAATAAAGATCACAGAATAATTCACCACAATAGCACTGGTCACTGGAGTATTTAGAACTACAGTTCCCATGATAAAATTGGACCATTACACTACAGGTGAAGTTATTGGATCCAACTATTCGGCTACACCTGTTCAATCACCAACATAGCATCGCGTCTGCGATTGTATACAGTGTCACCGGGAACTTGGTGACCATCAGTCCTACACATCTGACGTTAAGTAAAACTGTTAATGCTTCAGACAGCTTTCCCAAACGATACTGACAGACGATGAACGAGCAGAATTTTTCAGATTCATTTGTGAAGAACACTTCTTTTCTGCAGTTTGATTTTCTTCTGTGGTTGGGTCTGCAGAAAATTAGCAAAATGCACATGAGCAAGCTGAGCACTCATATGTATAAAAGGAACGCATGAATGCATGATATGACCATAAGAACTAACCTTTCCCTTCTCCAAAGCTTCTAAGTCTATCCTGTTCTTCCATGTGCTCTTCCGTAATTTGATTGGCCGATTTCCTACATATTTACCTGCATGATTCGTAGTTCTGTAAGTTGCAGTACCACTGGTAGCCAAAGGATGCATCAAAGGGGCGAGTATTCATTCATACCATTCATATCTTTCAAGGCAGAAGTAAGATCAGACGCATCAGCAAAACTAACAAAACCATATCCTTTAGTTTTACCAGTCCACTTGTCCCGTATAACCTAGTACAGAAGACATCAACATTGGCTTAATGAAAAAAGAAGAAGATTACAACTGTTAGGAAGAGTAGAAAATAAGAACAATGTAGCCATGGGTGGAGCCAAGGCTTGGGTTTGGTCTCCACTAAAAGTCAATTACCCTTGGCATTTTGAAAATGTCAAACTCACCCTGGCCATATTGAAGGATGGATATTTTGAGAATGCCTTTGCAAGAACATCATCATTCACTTCATTTCCAAGATCACCGCAGAACAAACGGAAATCATCTGTAGGCGAGAGATCAAGCAATTGTGAATGAGGGTACTTGAAGTATCCTTAAAGAAACTAACTGAATTGTCATCAGGAAGACTACAAGGTAGAATCACATTATCAATGCACAAATGAATTAGTAGTGCAACTCAAAACTTGAAGTTGTGGCCACCGAGCAGGTAAGTGCtagcaaaacaattatagaataaCTATTAAATACTTAAAGAAATTCATTGACCAAAACGGTGCAAAATTAACAATAGTGATTTTTTATGAAAAAGACATATATGGCACATCTTAGAAATTGTGGACATTACATAAATATTGGTAGGTGGATGGACATCATTCAAACTTAAATCAACCATTGAAGAGGGGAGGAGCAATGAAGAAAGCAGCCAAGACAACGTTCCTACAGCCAACAAACCAACAATTGACAGAACAAGTATGCCGCCATTCTTATGGCGAACTAAGTAATGGAGGGAACATAGCAGTTGGGGTGTGTGCCTGTAATGCACAAAGAAATTCAAACCCTACACATACGTTTGCATCAAACATCACAAGAAGAATATAGCATTTCATACAACAGCATAAGCATGCCCAAGATTAATAAAGGTACATGAAACAATATTCAACTACATGTGACAAATCAGGTAAACAGGAATTAGGTACTTTGAAAACGTTCAGTAATCATCTGCAAGCCCACCTAAATCACGTGTGGCAATCTGTTGGGCTCATCACATCCTTGAGCACCTTTagagaaagggaaaaaagagcaATTTGTTTCAGATCAAAGCATAATAGATAGAGCATTAGACCTTGCCTGTAAGACTGACATTTTCTCATGGTTGTTGTCTGCAAGGCAACGAGCAataagagctaaaataccacaacGTTGCCATGTTAAGGACTCCATACCCACAGAATTGGAGCATTTGCAAAACATTGTGAAAAAAGATAATAGAGAATTAGATATCTTACTTTCAGGCCAATCAGCCAAGGTAGGGTCCTCCCAACTTTGCCCAGCTGCCTTTCGAGGCACTGCCTTTTTTGTTGCATCAACCTTCTTGTCTTTCTCACTATTTGCAATAGCAGCCTTAACAGTAGCTAGAGCTTCAGGAGTAATTATCTTCGAGTCCTTTTGGAACAACTGTTGGGCCTGGAAGACGAAACAATAGAAGATAAAGTCACTAAATATTTTCAGCATAAACCATATTTCAAATATACTTGCAGCATAAACATAAACAAAGGAATAAAAAAATGATACTTAGAACATGTAAGATCTTATGAAGCAATGGTATAATTCACTTATATTGAATCAAAACTTGCACTTTTAACTTGTCAAGTGTCAGCAGGGAAAATATATCACATGACAATAGCTATTTCTCTTGGAGTGGAGACAGTATGTAAAACCAATACTGCAGCCCTCATTTCATTCAGATGTGATGTGAATGGTTCTTGAAAAGAATTAGCACTAACCCCACAGGTTGCTTGTTGCATACCTAAGTTATCTTGCAGAAATAGTTTTGTAAAGGCATCATGGATCTGAATTAGGATCAGTTGTTCAGTTTCCACCGAACATTTTGCATCTAGATGAGATGTCTGAATTGGGATGGATCTTTGTCAGAATCAATCGCTATCAAAAGTAGGATAATAATATAACTAAAGTGTCAATATATTTAGTGGCATGACCATCACTAATCACACGATTTTATCATGTACTTATTATGTACTAGGTGTCTAACCAAGAGGAAAAGATAGAAGATAGGAGTATTACAATTGTGGTTTGTTAGGTTTTTTATAAAGCTATACCAGGCGGTGGTGGAAGGGTATAAGTGCTACATACCGTTGGATCTAGATCTAACGGATCAAAATGTCTGATTGTGTGCTTGCACCTGGTACGGTATATTAGTCGTGCCCTCACTTAGAATGGCCACATCAAAAGGACACAAAACTGCAGAGGGTGCTGTCCTCTCCCCAACCCGTGGAGACATCCCCATAGCTAGGCCATCGTTTAATCCACGATCACGGATCACCCTTACTTCGTTCGCCACTCAAATGAATTACCAAAAACATAGCTCTCGAAACTCTAATCGTAAGGTGCAGCTCGCGCATACCTGCTGGACTTGGGGCATGGGATAGATGGCGTTGTACACAGGCACCGCCGGCGCGGCTGCGGTCCATGCGGTGTATTGCGCGTTCTGGAGGTGGAAGGGCACGGGGAAGTAAGACGGGGCCGCTGCCGCCGGGTAGGTGAACTGCGCGGACGCAGAGGCCGGCGAAATGGACTGCGTCGACATGTGGCGGCGTCGGGGTGGTGGACCGAGAGGGGCGGAGACGCGTCTGGAATGACAGGATCGCCGGAGAACGGGGCTGGAGGACGGTGGCGTGAGCCGTGAGGTTTGAGGTGTT
Proteins encoded:
- the LOC100283524 gene encoding pleckstrin homology domain containing, family A isoform X1, which gives rise to MAQTVFTPSLEAMKHVKAENGVILTKPFLDVCKQILPVLDKFGGAMAIVKSDIGGNITRLENKYTSEPSKYEHLYSMVQEEVQNKTAKGSSSCTNGLLWLTRAMDFLVELFRNLLEHPDWTMGQSCTDSYTKTLKKFHGWLASSSFTVAMKLAPNREKFMEVISGTGDINADIEKFCTTFSPFLKENHNFLASVGLDDLKAS
- the LOC100283524 gene encoding pleckstrin homology domain containing, family A isoform X2, with translation MAIVKSDIGGNITRLENKYTSEPSKYEHLYSMVQEEVQNKTAKGSSSCTNGLLWLTRAMDFLVELFRNLLEHPDWTMGQSCTDSYTKTLKKFHGWLASSSFTVAMKLAPNREKFMEVISGTGDINADIEKFCTTFSPFLKENHNFLASVGLDDLKAS
- the LOC100217290 gene encoding uncharacterized LOC100217290, with product MSTQSISPASASAQFTYPAAAAPSYFPVPFHLQNAQYTAWTAAAPAVPVYNAIYPMPQVQQAQQLFQKDSKIITPEALATVKAAIANSEKDKKVDATKKAVPRKAAGQSWEDPTLADWPETLIARCLADNNHEKMSVLQMISVCSAVILEMK